In Halodesulfovibrio aestuarii DSM 17919 = ATCC 29578, the DNA window CTTAGGATCGTTCAGCTCTTTGTAACGAGCAATTTTACCCTGAAGTTTGTTAGAAACCATAACGCCCTGTCCCATAAGGAAGTATGCATCGGAGAAACCGATCTGCAGGTTACGCTGCTGAGTAAGAGTCATACCGGAGATGATAACATCAAATTTATCAGAAAGCAGAGAAGGAATGATGCCGTCAAAGTCGGTGTTAACCGGCACAAATTTCACGCCCATAGCTTTTGCGAGTTCTTTAGCGAGGTCAATATCAAAACCGATGTAGCGACCGTTTTTATCAGTGATCTCAAAAGGAGCGTAACTTGCGTCAAAACCAACACGGAGTTCGCCGCTTTTAAGAATTTTATTGATGGTAGACTGCTTAGCAATATCAATATCAGCCGCATAAGCAGGTGCTGCAAGCATAAAAGTCAATGCCAGCACCATAAGTACTTTTACAAATTTCATCCCTATTCTCCCATAATAGATAAAAAAATAAACCACAAAGAGTTAGTATTTCCCTTCGGTCAAAACTTCCTTAATGACCATTTCCCGTTTACACCTCTCGCATTTAGGCATTGGTTCTTCGGGCAAAGCAATAATCTGAGTTTTACGGCATATAGGACATATAACCTCAACAAACTCGCGCTTGTAACGATCTTTAAGAACGCGTTCCATACCTTACTAACTCCTTACAAAGAAAATGACACTGGAACATTACGCCAAAGGCATTCCCTTCAACATGCTTAACATATATGTAAAACCCGAACAAAATCAAGTGTTACAAAACAGTCTTCTGTCTCAAGTCATTATTCAATGGCTAACCAATAAAACACGCCGGGTTCCCTCCTAGCATATCGCAACCATACACCTTATGTAAGGACAATATGCAAGGCCCGGCATCATCGGTAACAGCTGTTTCCCGCAGCTTAGTTACCAATTGGCATTTGTAGTATATTCACTCAATAACGTCTACTCTAAACCTCGCCACACCGCATCATTCTTGTATATAATAAAGAGCATGGATCCTTTTTTGTACATCAAATTGTCTCGCTTGTTGTCTCAGCACATGCAGAATTGACAGTAAGCACTCTCGAGCATATTCCCCCTGCTGAATTTCCAGTACAGTTGTCTGTTGAGACCTGTTCCATCCAGTACACTTTATGAACGATTTCTTTGCGGAGGACACATGTCGCAAGTACTCTTGAGCAATGCGCTCATTCTTTCAATGAACGAAAATCGAGAAATGTTCGTCAACGGCGACATTCTTATTACTGACGACCGAATTACTGCTATCGGGGCAGTGGCTCCGCACGACCTTACACCGGACGTAGAAATGGTTGACTGCACGGATTCAATCATCATTCCCGGCCTGATCAATACGCACGTGCACCTATGCCAGCAACTGGGCCGAGGACTTGGCGATGACGTAAATCTGCTTACATGGCTGCACGAACGCACCTGGCCGTATGAGTTAGCGATGACAGAGGAGGATGTGGAGATTTCCGCACTTGCCTGCTGCGCAGAGCTTATCCGCTCCGGCGTTACCTGCTTCGCTGAACCGGGCGGTCAACACGTTGATGCTATGGGACGGGCCGTTACAAAGGCTGGTATTCGTGGCATCCTTGCCCGCTCCACTATGGATTGCGGAGAAGGAATCCCTGAAGACAGACAAGAAACTACAGATCAAGCCCTTGATATCCAGCTTGACCTTATCAAACGCTGGAACGGTGCCGAAAATGACCGTATCAGATGCTGGTTCGGACTGCGCACAATATTCAATAACTCAGATGAACTGATAGTACGTACCAAAGCACTCGCCGACAAACTCCATGTCGGCATTCACATGCATGTAGCAGAAATTAAGGAAGAAGTAGAATTTGTCCGCGAAACTCGTGGAGCCACAACGGTTGAGCATCTCGCAAAACTAGGGGCTCTCGGCCCTAACCTGCTGGCAGTACACACAGTATGGTTGACTGAACATGAAATCTCGCTTTTTGCTGAATACGATGTAAAAGTATCCCACAACCCGGGAGCAGCAATGCGTGTGTTAGGTTTTGCACCAGTGCCGGAGATGCTCAAGCAAGATATCTGCGTCACCATCGCAACGGACGGCGCCCCTTGCAACAACCGCATGGATATGCTGGACGAACTGTATTTGACCGCGCTTATACATAAAGGACGAACTCTCGATCCAACCACGGTTCCCGCAGAAACCATTCTTGAAATGGCAACGGTCAATGGAGCAAGAGCACTGCTATGGGATGATCAGATAGGCTCATTAAGCGTGGGGAAAAAAGCTGACCTAGCCATTATCAAGCCGTCGCTCATGCCCGGTTCTGTCCCCGTACACGACCCAGTATCCAGCCTTGTCTATTCAATGCATTCAACAAACGTGACCCACACCATGTGTGACGGCCAATGGTTAATGAAAGACAAAAAAATCATGACGTTTGACGAAAACTCACTCCTGAAAGAAGCGCAACAGCACGCAGACGCAATCCGAGAACGAGCTGGAATTAAGCTAACACCTCGTTTTCCTGTAATTCACGTCCGGTAACAAAAAAAGCCCATGTATATTCACATGGCTTTTTCATTTCAGAGCAATAACATTCTGGAACAATAAGGCGTCATACAACTCTATGAGATTCGCGACGGTTATAGTGGGTTGAATTCCCCAGGGATCATACACACTGGAAGCCGAACGGCGAACCCACACAGCATGCAGGCCGGCTACCTTTGCACCGATTACATCGAAGGGATTTGAAGAAATAAGCCAGACTCGATTCAAATCCGGAGAAGAAACAGAAAAAGCATCAAACGGCTGCTGCCGCTCAGCCTCATCCAGCCCTGCCTCAATATAATGAAGACACCGGTGGCCAGCCATTTTCAGAGTAGTA includes these proteins:
- a CDS encoding transporter substrate-binding domain-containing protein — encoded protein: MKFVKVLMVLALTFMLAAPAYAADIDIAKQSTINKILKSGELRVGFDASYAPFEITDKNGRYIGFDIDLAKELAKAMGVKFVPVNTDFDGIIPSLLSDKFDVIISGMTLTQQRNLQIGFSDAYFLMGQGVMVSNKLQGKIARYKELNDPKYVIVSRLGTTGEEAVKKYLPKATYKSFEKEVDCGMEVISGRADAFVFDIPALENIASVQGKGKVFVLNDPFTFEPMAIGYKQGDPDFANFLNNFIFQFKNDGRYQRLYDKWFRSDAWKAQLKK
- a CDS encoding amidohydrolase, with the protein product MSQVLLSNALILSMNENREMFVNGDILITDDRITAIGAVAPHDLTPDVEMVDCTDSIIIPGLINTHVHLCQQLGRGLGDDVNLLTWLHERTWPYELAMTEEDVEISALACCAELIRSGVTCFAEPGGQHVDAMGRAVTKAGIRGILARSTMDCGEGIPEDRQETTDQALDIQLDLIKRWNGAENDRIRCWFGLRTIFNNSDELIVRTKALADKLHVGIHMHVAEIKEEVEFVRETRGATTVEHLAKLGALGPNLLAVHTVWLTEHEISLFAEYDVKVSHNPGAAMRVLGFAPVPEMLKQDICVTIATDGAPCNNRMDMLDELYLTALIHKGRTLDPTTVPAETILEMATVNGARALLWDDQIGSLSVGKKADLAIIKPSLMPGSVPVHDPVSSLVYSMHSTNVTHTMCDGQWLMKDKKIMTFDENSLLKEAQQHADAIRERAGIKLTPRFPVIHVR